The Kosakonia sp. SMBL-WEM22 sequence AATGACCATATAAGATTTCCATAACACAGCTAAGCAATGAGCACTCATCATACCAAAGCATGCAGTGGGCAGGTAGCGTAGGGTAGGAAGAAAAAAGGCGATCAACGTATTATTTTGACGAATTTGCTACATGAATATTTCGCGCAAATATGGCTTAAATCCAAATAATTAACCGAAGATCGGTCAACACGGCGTAGGGGATGTTTCACTTTTCGCTGACTAAACATTCCATTACGCATTATTTTGCCCCCGCTAGTGGCCTTGAGATTGATTTCGTTTACACTGCGGTCTCTACGCATCTCCAGGGAAATGATTATGTTGCGATATTTAAATAAGTGCTCACACGGGCGCGGCGCCTGGCTGCTGATGGCGTTAACTGCCTTTGCGCTTGAGATGACGGCGCTGTGGTTCCAGCATGTCATGCTGTTAAAACCGTGTGTGTTATGCATTTACGAACGCTGCGCACTCTTCGGCGTAATGGGTGCTGGTATTGTCGGTGCGATTGCGCCAAAAACGCCGCTTCGCTTCGCCGCTCTTGCTATCTGGATCTACAGCGCTATACGCGGCATCCAGCTGGCGTGGGAACACACGCAGATCCAGCTTCATCCCTCACCTTTTATGACCTGCGATTTTGCCGCACGCTTCCCGAGCTGGCTACCGCTGGATAAGTGGCTGCCGCAGGTGTTTGTCGCCTCCGGCGACTGTGCGCAACGTCAATGGGAGTTTTTGTCGCTGGAGATGCCGCAGTGGCTGCTGGGCATCTTTGTCGCCTATCTGGTGGTGGCGCTACTGGTGCTGATTGCACAGTTCTTTAAACCGAAAAAACGCGATCTGTTTGGTCGATAAAAAAACGCTCCTTCGGGAGCGTTTTATTGTGGATGAAGGGGGAAAACAGAGTCTCAATCCGCCCAATCTGGTTTGTTCAAAATATGGGCTTGCCAGTCGCGCACTTCAGACTCTTTCACCGCAATGTGGCGAACCGAAATACGCTCAGCGTGCATCGCCGCTTTTGACCCGGTACGCAGCGGATGCCAGACCGGCAAATTTTTCCCCTCCGCCAGTAAGCGGTAAGCGCAGCTTGGCGGCAGCCATTCGAAGGTCGGCAAATTCTCACGGGTCAGCTTAATACAGTCCGGTTCATACTCGAAACGGCGCTCGTAGTTACGGCACTGGCAGGTTTTGATATTTAACTGGCGGCAGGCGACGTTGGTAAAGTAGATCTCGTCAGTGTCTTCATCCATCAGTTTATGCAGGCAGCACTGACCGCAGCCGTCACAGAGCGACTCCCACTCTGCGTCCGTCATTTGGTCGAGAGTTTTGTTTTGCCAGAAAGGGGTGTCGCTCATAATAAAATCCGCCGTTGGTAACCAGGGTGCACCTTATAACCACTCTGGCAGAGGGATGCAAGTTTTGCCGCCCAAATGCGCGGCAAAAGCATTACAGCACGCGGGTCGAAAGGGAAAGACCGTTAAAGCGTAGCGCGAGCTCATCGCCGCTGCTGAGCGGGCCGACCCCTTCCGGGGTGCCGGTAAGGATCACATCCCCCGCTTTCAGCGTGAAAAATTTGCTCATATAAGCAATCAGCGGCACGATCTTGTGGATCATATCTGAAGTGCTGCCCTGCTGGCGGATCTCGCCGTTAATTTTCAGTTCCAGCGAGGTATTTTGCGGATCGCTTTCAAACTCAGCGGCCGGAACAAACCCCGAGATAGGGCAGGCATTATCAAACCCTTTCGCTTTCTCCCACGGCTGTCCCGCTTTCTTAAGTTTGCTCTGCAGGTCGCGTGCGGTCAGATCCAGCGCCACACCGTACCCCGCTATCGCTTTTTGAACATGCTCTTCGGTGGCATGGCGCAGCGTTGCACCAATTAACACCGCCAGTTCAATTTCATGATGCACCGAGCCAAGCTCAGTTGGCAGCACCAGCGGCTGGCGAAGATCGCACAGTGCGGATTCAGGTTTAATAAACAGCACCGGCTCATCCGGCGTCGCGCTGCCCATCTCCTTTATATGCTTCGCATAGTTACTGCCGACGCACACCACTTTACTCACCGGGTAATCCAGCAGAGCGCCCTGCCAGTTATGATGTTGATACATGTTTAGCCTCTCCGGTAACACGTTGAACATGAGCGAAAAATGACTATCCGCGCCACCCGGCGGTTTGTCAAATCGCAAAATGAGAGGGGGTGAGAGAATAAAAAAGAGACGGCGGAATAATCCGCCGCCTTTAGAGAGGGTTATTGCTTACCGTTTGCCGCGAGATGGGCTTTAAGTAAATTTTCCGGCGGCGGTGGCATCTGTAAATAATATCCCTGCTCAGCGAGCGCGGTTTTTACTTTTTCTAAATCCGCGCCAGCTAATTTTTTACTGCCATCAAGGGGTAAAATCATCGCTAACTGCGGTTGGCCAAAACTTTGCATTAATGTTTCCGGTACGCGAGAAAAATCGTCTCTTTTCTCAACATAGAGATAGGTCTGTTCACGCCTGGCACTTCGATAGATCACACAAAACATACTTTTACTCGGAATTAGGAGGTGGTTACTTGCCTGAATATAACAGGGACTATAACATGCCCGGTAGTCTTCGGAATATCACCCCGTTTTCGGGTGTTTAGAGCAAAATGAGTAAGGTCAGGATGTCAAACACGCCCATCGAGCTTAAAGGCAGTAGTTTTACCTTATCCGTGGTTCATTTGCATGATGCAAAACCCGAGGTTATTCGTCAGGCGTTAGAAGACAAAATCGCTCAGGCTCCTGCTTTTTTGCAGCATGCTCCCGTGGTGGTGAATGTCTCAGCACTGGAAGGCCCCATTGACTGGCCGCAGCTGCAAAAAAGTATTGCAGCCACAGGCCTGCATGTGGTTGGTATCAGCGGCTGCAAAGACGCTGAACTTAAAGCGGAAATTGAACGCGCCGGCTTCCCCATTCTGTCGGAAGGCAAAGAGAAAGCGCAGCCGCGTCCGGAGCCCGTTGCTGAACCGGTATCCGTCGCTACGCCGGCCATTAAAACACGGCTGATTGATACCCCGGTTCGCTCAGGTCAGCGTATTTATGCGCAGAACTGCGATCTGATTGTTACCAGCCACGTGAGTGCAGGTGCGGAGTTGATTGCCGATGGCAATATCCATGTCTACGGCATGATGCGCGGGCGCGCGCTGGCAGGCGCAAGCGGTGATAATGAAGCACAAATATTTTGTACCCACCTGACGCCGGAGCTGGTCTCTATCGCAGGCGAGTACTGGCTGAGCGATCAAATCCCGGCCGAATTTTATGGCAAAGCGGCGCGTCTGCAGCTCGCAGGTAACGCTTTGACAATTCAACCCTTAGATTAAGCCCTTTTAACAAGGAACTCCTATGGCACGCATTATTGTTGTTACTTCGGGTAAAGGGGGCGTTGGCAAGACCACCTCCAGCGCGGCCATCGCTACTGGTTTAGCCCAGAAGGGCAAGAAAACGGTTGTTATCGACTTCGATATTGGCCTACGTAACCTTGACCTGATCATGGGCTGCGAGCGCCGCGTTGTATACGATTTCGTTAACGTTATCCAGGGCGACGCAACGCTGAATCAGGCGTTGATTAAAGATAAGCGCACTGAAAACCTCTATATTCTCCCGGCATCGCAGACGCGCGACAAAGACGCCCTCACCTATGAAGGCGTTGATAAGGTATTAGAAGATCTGAAAAAAATGGACTTCGACTTTATCGTCTGTGACTCACCGGCTGGCATCGAAACCGGCGCGCTGATGGCGCTCTACTTCGCCGATGAAGCCATTATCACCACTAACCCCGAAGTCTCGTCCGTGCGTGACTCTGACCGTATTCTGGGGATTCTGGCTTCCAAATCACGTCGTGCGGAGAGAGGTGAAGAGCCGATTAAAGAGCATCTGCTGCTCACCCGCTACAACCCGGGCCGCGTTAACCGTGGTGACATGTTGAGCATGGAAGATGTGCTGGAAATTCTGCGCATCAAACTGGTTGGCGTGATCCCGGAAGATCAGTCTGTACTGCGGGCCTCTAACCAGGGCGAGCCGGTTATTCTGGATGCTAATGCTGACGCCGGTAAAGCGTATGCCGATGCCGTGGAACGTCTGCTGGGAGAAGAACGTCCTTTCCGCTTCATAGAAGAAGAGAAGAAAGGTTTCCTCAAACGCCTGTTCGGAGGATAAGTTATGGCATTACTCGACTTTTTTCTCTCCAGAAAAAAGAATACCGCCAGCATCGCTAAAGAACGCCTGCAGATTATTGTTGCAGAGCGCCGCCGCAGCGACGCTGAACCCCACTATTTGCCGCAGCTGAAGCGCGATATTCTGGAAGTCATCTGTAAATATGTGCAGATCGATCCGGAAATGGTCACGGTGCAGCTGGAGCAGAAAGGGGACGATATTTCTATTCTGGAGTTGAACGTCACGTTGCCAGAAGCGGAAGAGACGAAATAATCTCCGCAATAAGCGCAATTAAAAAAGGCAGAATAAATTCTGCCTTTTTTATTTCCTCACCGAAAGACACTGTAATTATTCACAGTCTTATTGCGGATACTCTGCTAATAACGCATTGAGTCGATCGGCCATCAATTCACCGCGCCAGCCGCTAATTAATTCCGGCAGGCTGGTTTGCGTTTTCAGTTTCCAGTGCCAGTTTAATAACTGATTAATCTGCCGACGCGATGCCAGCAACTCTACGCTAATATTTTCACTTTCACTGATTGTCTGGACCAGCGCTTTAATCGCTTTAAACGCTTTGCGATAGCCGGGCATGTCCATCAGATTACGCAGCGGCTCTGGCAGTGACGCTTCCGGCAACTCCTGCGCCTGCGCGACCAGCGCCAGCAAGGTTTTACCGTGGAAACGGATTTCACTACCTGAAAGACCGAGGCTATCCAGCTCGCCGAGGCTGCCTGGCATGTAGCGCGCAACTGCCCAGAGATTCTCTTCGCGCACCACAAAGTTGACGGCCATGTCGCGCTCGCGCGCCTTGCGCAGACGCCATGAGGCCAGCAGTTGCAAACAGGCCAGCTGGCGCGGGCGCAGCTGCCAGGCATTGGTGATTTCACGCCATGCTTCATCCGGTGCCAGCACCTCCTGGCGGCGCTGCATCATTAAACGACACTCGTCGAGCGCGGCAGCCAGTCTGCCCGCCTGCTCGGTCTCTGCCAGCAGTTTCCCTGCGATAGGCAACAGGTACCAGACATCCGCCGCCGCATAGTCACATTGACGCTCGGTAAGCGGACGCGCCAGCCAGTCGGTGCGGGATTCGCTTTTATCAATCACCGTCCCGGTAAACTCCTCTACCATTGAGGCAAAGCCCCATGACATCGGACGACCGCAGAATGCCGCGAGGATCTGCGTATCAATCATCGGCTGTGGCTGTACACCAAACGTATTGAGGAACACTTCCAGATCTTCGCTTCCCGCGTGCAGATACTTGGTGATCGCACTATTGGTGAGCAGGTCGCGAAACGGCTTCCAGTCGGTAATAGTCAGCGGATCGATAAGCGTGACACGCTCGCCGTCATACATCTGCAGCAGACCCAATTGCGGGTAGTAAGTGCGGGTGCGGACAAATTCCGTATCGAGGGCAATGGCTGGAAATGCACTGGCAGATTCACATATGGCTGCCAGCGCGTCGTTCGTCGTTATCATCTGGTAATTCAAATCATTTTCTCTTCAGTTTGCGCCCATAAAAAACGCCGGCTTTAACCGGCGTTCGGGAGGCTAACGGATAGCTCAGGCGTTATTGTCCACTTTGGCGCGCGCTTCGTCACGTAATTCTCGTCGCAAAATCTTTCCGACGTTCGATTTCGGCAGCTCCGGGCGGAACTCCACCTGCTTCGGCACTTTGTAGCCGGTAAGCTGTCGGCGGCAGAAGGCGATCAGCGCCTCTTCAGTCACGGAAGCCTCTTTTTTCACCACAAAGAGTTTCACCGCTTCACCGCTGTTGGCGGATGGCACACCAACGGCAGCCACTTCCAGCACGCCGGGGTGCTGCATCACCACATCTTCGATCTCGTTCGGATAGACGTTGAAACCGGAGACCAGAATCATATCTTTCTTGCGATCGACAATGCGCAGGAACCCTTCGTCATCCATTACCGCAATATCGCCGGTGTGCAGCCAGCCATCACGCAGGATCTCATCGGTTGAATCAGGACGCTGCCAGTAGCCAAGCATCACCTGCGGCCCTTTAATACAAAGCTCGCCCGGTTCCCCCGGTGCGACTTCATTATTGTCGTCATCCACCAGCTTCGCTTCGGTCGACGGCACCGGCAGGCCAATGCTGCCGCTGTGGTAGTCAATATCGTGCGGGTTGACGCTCACCAGCGGCGAGCATTCGGTCAGACCATATCCTTCCAGCAGATACTGCCCGGTCAGTTTGACCCAACGGTCTGCTACCGCCTGTTGCACCGGCATGCCGCCGCCCGCAGAGAGGTGCAGTGAAGAGAAGTCGAGCTTTCTGAACTCCTCATTATTAAGCAGCGCGTTAAACAGCGTGTTCACGCCAGTCATGGCGGTGAAGGGGTATTTGCCCAGCTCTTTCACCAGCCCCGGAATATCGCGTGGGTTGGTGATCAGCAGGTTCTGTCCGCCCAGCTCGATAAACAGCAGGCAGTTCATGGTCAAGGCGAAGATGTGATAGAGCGGCAGCGCGGTGACTACCAGCTCTTTACCACGATGCAGTAGCGGCCCGTAAGTGGCGTTCACCTGTTCGAGGTTAGCCAGCATATTACGGTGGGTGAGCATCGCCCCTTTCGCCACACCGGTGGTGCCGCCGGTATATTGCAGAAACGCAAGATCCTCGCACACCAGTTCCGGTTTAACATACTGCATGCGGTAGCCGTTTTGCAGCGCGCGGCGAAACGAGATGGCATCCGGCAGGTGATATTTCGGCACCAGTCGTTTGATATATTTAACGACAAAGTTAACCACCGTACCCTTTGCCGTTGAGAGCTGATCGCCCATGCGGGTCAGGATGACATGGCGCACCTGGGTTTTGTCGACAATCTTCTCCAGCGTGTGGGCAAAGTTGGAGACAATGACAATTGCCGCCGCGCCGCTGTCATTAAGCTGATGCTCAAGCTCACGGGGCGTGTAGAGCGGGTTAACGTTAACCACAATCATTCCGGCACGCAAAATCCCGAACAGCGCGACGGGATATTGCAGCAGGTTTGGCATCATCAGCGCCACACGATCGCCTTTTTGCAGGCCAAGCCCCTCCTGAAGGTAGGCGGCAAATGCCCGGCTGCGCTCCTCCAGTTTACGGAAGGTCATCACCTCGCCCATGTTGATAAACGCCGGCTGGTCGGCATAACGGGCTGCTGAGTGTTCAAATAATTCAACCAGGGATTGATAACGGTCAGGGTTGATCTCCGCAGGCACATCGGCGGGATAACGATTTAACCAAACCTTTTTCAATGCATCACCTCTAAAATGAGTGTTTGTTGTCATCGCAGCCCCAGTTAATAAACAAGAAATTAACATAATATTAACTCAGCGTACCAGTTTGAAAATTAACCGGACGGAAGGTTGCGAAGCGCGTCACTAATTATTTTTGTCATCGAATACAGGAAACAAAAACAGCGGCCGGGCCGCTGTTTATTTTTCCTGTCAAAACAAGAAATTACTCTGTTACGACCGTTTGTACACGAGCGGGTTCGGGCGGATACCAGCCCCAGGGACCGTAGCCTGTACGCCAGGGATAGGGCCCCGGACCGGAGAACCACGGGTCGAGCGGCTGTGGCGGCATCATGATTTGCTGCTGCAGACGCCAGCGTTTATAGCCGTTCACCTGCATCACCATATAGGTGTAAGAAGCGCTGCCAACTTTGCCCGCTTCGGTGCCGGTAATCGGCCCCACTACGGTGACCAGTTGATTACGGAAATCGACCGGGTCAACAAATCCATTGATGTCCGCGTAGATGCGCCCGACAGAGGGCTCACCCAGCACCGGGCGCGCGCCTTCATCCAGCGGGACAGAGGCGATCTCCAGCCGGGTTTTGCCCTGCTGATTGATCACATTGATCACTTTCCCGCCGAAGCGCCCCTCCTGTCCAACATAGAGCGTTGGCGCATTCATCACCCGCACTAGATCTTGCTGCGGTGTCGGGCTGGTGCCCTTGATCGCATCCGGCACCGTTACGCACCCACTTAACGCTACCGTTACCAGCCCTGCCAGTAACAGCTGCATAAACCCTTTTTGACCCGCCATCATGCGACCCCTTAACTCAGTTAGTACTACTGAGATTCATTCCCGGCCAGGAAGTTTCTTCCACGCCACTTCGTTACGCAAATAAACTGGCTCCGCCTGTTCAACGGCGACAGACTTCTGCGCTTCAAAGAGTTGACGGGCGATGGGCAACATATCTTCCGCAGCGGGCAGTAACATCTCGCCGTCGGTCAGCGTAAGGGGGCTATTGGCGGCCAGATCTGGCCATGCGCCCCAGCCGGTGCCCACCATCGCCCAGCTGCCTTCCAGCTGCTGCAAACGTCCGCTTACCGCCTCAGGTTTTAGCACCGCTTCCGTCTCTTCACCGTGCCAGACACCGTCAGCATCGCGCTGATACTCCGCCCAGTAGACTTCGCCCATGCGGGCATCAATGGCGGCCAGCACACGGGTCGCACCGGTTTTACGCCAGGCACCCTGCGCCATCGTCGCCAGCGTCGAGACGCCAATCATTGGCAGCTCCGCGCCGAGCGCCAGCCCCTGCGCGATACCAATACCGATACGCACGCCGGTAAAGCTGCCGGGCCCGCGGCCGAAAGCCAGCGCGTCGAGATCCGTAAGCCTGACCTCGGCGTCGGCAAGGGCAGCTCTGACCAGCGGCAGAATGCGTTGAGTATGTTCACGAGGGCAGAGTTCGAAGTGAGCGAAGGTCGTACCGTCATTCCACAGGGCAACAGAACAGGCTTCTGTGGCGGTATCAATAGCCAGAATTCGCATGGGTATAGCAGTCCAGATTCAACAAAATGGCGCGCATCTTACCACACTTCGCAAAAAATTACTCCGCTGCGGGCCTGGCAAGAAACTCCACCGCGCGGCGGATATCACGCGTGCGCGGTGCCGGCGGCAGGCTGGCGAGAAACACCGCGCCGTAGGGGCGCATCACCAGCCGGTTATCGCAAATCACCAGCACACCGCGATCATCAATATCGCGAATCAGGCGACCAACCCCCTGCTTGAGCGTGATGACCGCATCCGGGAGCTGCACTTCATCAAAGGGATCGCCGCCGCGCAGACGGCAATCTTCCATCCGTGCTTTTAGTAGCGGATCGTCCGGTGAGGTAAACGGCAGCTTATCAATGATCACCAGCGAAAGCGTGTCGCCGCGCACGTCGACCCCCTCCCAGAAGCTGCTGGTGGCCACCAGCAGCGCGTTACCGGCATCAACAAACTGTTGCAGCAGTTGCCCTTTACTGGTTTCACCCTGCAACAGCACCGGCAGGCTGAGGGTGGCGCGGAACTGTTCCGCAAGATCGCGCATCATGGCGTGCGAGGTACAGAGCATAAAGCAGCGCCCGTTGTTGGCTTCAATCATCGGCCTTAACATCGCTGCCAGCTGGCGCGCGGAGCCGGGCTGGTTGCTTTGCGGCAGATTGCGCGGCACGCAGAGCAGCGCCTGGCGCGGATAATCGAAGGGGCTCGGCAGCAGAAGTGATTGCGCTTCCTCAATGCCTAACCGTGCAGTGAAGTGATGCAGATCATCGTTGACCGACAGGGTCGCGGAGGTAAAGATCCAGCTCCCCTTCTTCTCTTTCATCACTTCCTGAAATTTATCGGCGACGGTCAGCGGCGTCAGCGCCAGGGTAAAATTGCGCGAGGTGCACTCATACCAGTAGCTGAATCCCGGCTGATTAATCTCTTTCAGCCGCTTGAGGCGGGCACGATAAACCGTGGCGCGCTCAAAAGCGGCGTCCAGCACCGCCGAGCGCCCAAGCGAGAGTTTCGCTACGTCGTAACAGAGCTCAAGGGCGTCATCGAGCAGCAGCAGCGCACGCAGGATCCGCGCATCGGCCAGCAGTTCGCGCAAGTTCCCGCGATAGCCCGGCTCGCCGAGTTGCAGGCGAAAATCCTGCGCGCTTTGCGCCAGCCGGTCGGCGCACTTCTGCAACTGCGCGGTATCGCGTAGATCGGTGCGATAGGCGATGGTGAAATCTTTGGCCAGATCGAGCAGCTGACGGCTGGAGAGCGACTGGCCAAAATATTGGCTGGCGATATCGGGCAGCTGGTGCGCTTCATCGAAGATCATCACTTCGGCCTCCGGGATCAGCTCACCGAAACCGCTCTCTTTCACCACCATGTCGGCGAGAAAAAGGTGGTGGTTGACCACCACGACGTCGGCTTCCATCGCTTTTTTTCGCGCCTTCACCACAAAGCACTCTTTGTACATTGGGCAGTCGCTGCCCAGACAGTTGTCATTGGTGCTGGTGACCAGCGGCCAGGCGGCGGAATCTCCCGCCACGCTGACGCAGGTGCTGATGTCCCCATCCTTGGTCTGGTTAGACCAGGAGCGCAGGAGAATGACATCGCTTAGCGTCTGTACCGGCAGATCGCCACCGGCAATCGCTTGCTGTTCGAGACGCTCGATACAGAGGTAGTTTGAACGGCCTTTAAGCAGCGCCGTGCGGCCGGTGTACTCCAGCGCTTTTGAGACGGTAGGCAGATCGCGGCTGTAGAGCTGATCCTGCAGGGCTTTTGAACCGGTGGAGATGATCACTTTCTTACCGGCGCGCAATGCGGGCGCAAGATAAGCATAAGTTTTACCGGTTCCGGTTCCCGCTTCCACTACCAGCGGCTGCGTTTTTTCAATCGCTTCGGTCACGGCGTAAGCCATCTGGCGCTGCGGTTCGCGCGGTTTAAATCCCGGTATCGCTTTGGCAAGCTGGCCGTCTGTTGCAAAATCGTCCGTCACACTACCCCCTGGTTAAATCGCCAGTGATTATGTCAGGGTGGGCGGATTTACGCCAGCCAGGTTTTTGTGGCACTCTTCCCGGCGAATCTTTGCAACCAGGAAGGAAAAGGTGATGACAATTGTGCGTATTGACGCGGAAGCCCGCTGGTCTGATGTGGTGATCCATAACCAGACGCTGTACTACACCGGCGTGCCGGAAAACCTCGACGCCGATGCTTTTGAGCAGACGGCAAACACGCTGGCGCAGATTGACGCAGTGCTCGAAAAACAGGGTAGCGATAAGTCACGGATCCTCGACGCCACTATTTTTCTCGCCGACAGCGATGATTTTGCGGCGATGAATAAGGCCTGGGATGCGTGGGTGGTGGCGGGCCATGCACCGGTGCGCTGCACCGTGCAGGCGAAGCTGATGAATCCGCGTTATAAAGTGGAGATCAAGATTATCGCGGCGGCATAATTACTCCTCCTCGTCCTCCTCATCTTCAAAGCGCGCCACGATCCGCTCTCCATTATGGCTGGCGCGCAGCTCTTGTGCCACCAGGCTTATAGCCTCACCGCTGCTCATGCCACCGGCCATAAGTTCCTGAATACGTTCGACTGCTTTCTGCTGCTGTTCGTGACTGAGGGAGGGTAATCCTGCAAACATGGTCAACTCCTGATAAATTATCGGCGCTAATTATTCCACGCGTCTGTGCACTACGCCAGCGAAGACGCTCAAGAGCCAGGAATCATGACACAGTTACCCCCTGCCCAACTCTCACTCCCGTGGCACCCCGAGGCCGCAGAGTTCTATTTCGCCCCGCTCAGTGCCCAGCCGTGGGCGATGCTGCTTCATTCGGGGCATGCCGATCATCCCCATAACCGGTTTGATATTTTAGTCGCCGACCCGCTGACGACGCTGACAACGCAGGGCGAGAGCACTTATCAGGACGGACGCGCGTCGCAAGGCGATCCGCTTGGGCTCCTGCAACAGGCGCTGGATGCCTGCGGTCTGCATGCTGAACCCGCAAATGAGTTTCCTTTCCAGGGCGGTGCGCTTGGCCTGTTCGGGTATGATTTAGGCCGGCGCTTTGAAAAACTGCCCTCACTGGCCGCAAAGGATATTGCCATCCCCGATATGGCGGTTGGCATCTATGACTGGGCGCTGATTGTTGACCACAAACTGCAGCGTGTAACGCTGTTGAGCCACGGGGATATCACTGCGCGCCTGGCCTGGCTTGAGTCGCAGATCGCACCGCCGCAGGCCGAGTTTCGCTTAACCTCCGCCTGGCAGGCCAATATGAGCCGCGCGGAGTATGGCGAAAAGTTCCGCCAGGTGCAGGCGTGGCTGCGCAGCGGTGACTGCTATCAGGTCAACCTCGCGCAACGTTTTCAGGCACGTTACAGCGGCGATGAGTGGCAGGCATTTGTGCGCCTGAATGGTGAGAATCGCGCGCCGTTCAGCGCCTTTCTGCGCCTGCCGCAGGGGGCGATCCTCAGCCTCTCTCCAGAGCGTTTTATTCGCCTGACAGGTGATGAGATTGAAACCCGCCCAATTAAAGGCACGCTGCCGCGTCTTGCGGACGCACAAGCGGATGCTGAGCAGGCCGTTCGTCTTGCCGCCTCGCCGAAAGATCGCGCCGAGAATGTGATGATTGTCGATCTGATGCGCAACGACATCGGTCGCGTGGCAGTAGCGGGTTCGGTACGGGTACCGGAGCTATTTGTGGTTGAACCTTTCCCGGCAGTGCATCACCTGGTAAGTACCGTGACGGCGAAGCTGCCCCCCGGGCGACACGCAAGCGATCTGCTTCGCGCGGCGTTTCCCGGGGGATCGATTACCGGTGCGCCGAAAGTGCGGGCGATGGCGATCATCGATGAGCTGGAGCCGCACCGGCGCAATGCCTGGTGCGGTAGCATCGGCTACCTCAGCGTCTGCGGCAATATGGACACCAGCATCACCATCCGTACCGTCACCGCCTGCGACGGTCAGCTTTACTGCTCCGCGGGCGGCGGGATTGTCGCCGACAGCGACGAGGATGCGGAATATCAGGAAACCTTTGATAAAGTTAACCGTATCCTGCGGCAACTAGAGAGGTAATTCGTGGAGCAACCGGTGTTAACTCTGGATAACTTTTTATCGCGCTTTCAGCTGATGCGCCCGCAGCTTAATGCCGCCACCCTCAATGCGCGCCAGGCGGCGGTGCTGGTGCCAATCGTGCGGCGTAAAGAGCCGGGCCTGCTGCTGACCCAGCGCTCAGCGATGCTGCGCAAGCATGCAGGCCAGGTCGCTTTTCCCGGCGGCGCGGTCGACAGTACCGACGCCTCGCTTATCGCCGCCGCGCTGCGTGAAGCGCAGGAAGAGGTGGCGATCCCGCCGGAATCGGTTGAAGTGATTGGCGTCCTGCCGCCCGTTGATAGCGTCACAGGCTTTCAGGTCACGCCAGTAGTTGGCATTATTCCGCCCGATCTTCCCTGGCGCGCCAGCGAAGATGAAGTGGCGGCGGTGTTTGAAATGCCGCTCGCCGAAGCGTTGCGGCTTGGGCGTTATCACCCACTGGATGTGCATCGCCACGGTAATGCTCACCGGGTGTGGTTATCCTGGTATGAGCATTATTTTGTCTGGGGCATGACGGCGGGGATCATCCGCTCGCTGGCACTGCAAATCGGCGTGCGCCCATAAGGGCTATACTCTGATTTGCGCACTTTGTGACGGCGAACTCGCTATTAGTTTAATAGAGGCCAGCGATTAGTTTAATTCATGTGAATAGTTAACCTGCTGGCACCCTTCCCTCTTACACTATGCGCAGTTATTACATCGTTACTGGAAACCCAGTAACCCTGTCAGGAGTGTAAATGTGATTAGTCTATTCGACATGTTCAAAGTGGGGATTGGTC is a genomic window containing:
- a CDS encoding CoA pyrophosphatase; protein product: MEQPVLTLDNFLSRFQLMRPQLNAATLNARQAAVLVPIVRRKEPGLLLTQRSAMLRKHAGQVAFPGGAVDSTDASLIAAALREAQEEVAIPPESVEVIGVLPPVDSVTGFQVTPVVGIIPPDLPWRASEDEVAAVFEMPLAEALRLGRYHPLDVHRHGNAHRVWLSWYEHYFVWGMTAGIIRSLALQIGVRP
- the pabB gene encoding aminodeoxychorismate synthase component 1; translated protein: MTQLPPAQLSLPWHPEAAEFYFAPLSAQPWAMLLHSGHADHPHNRFDILVADPLTTLTTQGESTYQDGRASQGDPLGLLQQALDACGLHAEPANEFPFQGGALGLFGYDLGRRFEKLPSLAAKDIAIPDMAVGIYDWALIVDHKLQRVTLLSHGDITARLAWLESQIAPPQAEFRLTSAWQANMSRAEYGEKFRQVQAWLRSGDCYQVNLAQRFQARYSGDEWQAFVRLNGENRAPFSAFLRLPQGAILSLSPERFIRLTGDEIETRPIKGTLPRLADAQADAEQAVRLAASPKDRAENVMIVDLMRNDIGRVAVAGSVRVPELFVVEPFPAVHHLVSTVTAKLPPGRHASDLLRAAFPGGSITGAPKVRAMAIIDELEPHRRNAWCGSIGYLSVCGNMDTSITIRTVTACDGQLYCSAGGGIVADSDEDAEYQETFDKVNRILRQLER